A window of Polaromonas hydrogenivorans contains these coding sequences:
- a CDS encoding NUDIX hydrolase: MELNLEIVTTPLRPAATVVMLRDAPEGLEVFLMKRHTLSDVLGGAYVFPGGKVDAADAELDMAAHLDQPLPVLHAGLNETDINERTAGGLYVAALREAFEESGVLFAQGFATQDIDTARAAALLREGQGFNAVLARMGLRLQTRSLVPWSRWITPTAPSVTNKRFDTRFFVSAVPAGQVAVHDNHETTESVWLSPRMALQQYWAGQIALAPPQIMSLAHLSRHASVDSVMTQARGRMPPVIQPEPFDLEGGRVICYPGDARHSIRELAMPGPTRLYYRNKRFEPGDGFEGLFVN, encoded by the coding sequence ATGGAATTGAATCTGGAAATCGTCACCACGCCCTTGCGCCCGGCCGCCACGGTGGTCATGCTGCGCGATGCGCCGGAAGGCCTGGAGGTGTTTTTGATGAAGCGTCACACCTTGTCCGACGTGCTGGGCGGCGCCTATGTGTTTCCGGGCGGCAAGGTCGATGCGGCTGACGCCGAACTGGACATGGCGGCGCATCTGGACCAGCCTTTGCCGGTGCTGCATGCGGGTCTGAACGAAACCGACATCAACGAACGCACGGCGGGCGGGCTGTATGTGGCGGCCTTGCGCGAAGCTTTTGAAGAGTCGGGCGTGCTGTTCGCGCAGGGCTTTGCCACGCAGGACATTGACACGGCACGGGCTGCCGCGCTGCTGCGCGAAGGCCAAGGTTTCAACGCGGTGCTGGCCCGGATGGGGCTGCGCCTGCAGACCCGCAGCCTCGTTCCCTGGTCGCGCTGGATCACGCCCACGGCGCCCTCGGTCACGAACAAGCGTTTCGACACCCGGTTTTTTGTGTCGGCCGTTCCTGCCGGGCAGGTGGCGGTTCACGACAACCATGAAACCACCGAGAGCGTCTGGCTCAGCCCGCGCATGGCGCTGCAGCAGTACTGGGCCGGCCAGATCGCGCTGGCGCCGCCGCAGATCATGAGCCTGGCGCACCTGTCGCGCCACGCCAGCGTGGACAGCGTGATGACGCAGGCGCGCGGCCGCATGCCGCCGGTCATCCAGCCCGAGCCGTTTGATCTGGAAGGGGGCAGGGTGATCTGTTACCCCGGTGATGCGCGCCACTCGATCCGTGAGCTGGCCATGCCCGGCCCGACCCGGCTGTATTACCGCAACAAGCGCTTTGAGCCCGGCGATGGCTTTGAAGGCCTGTTCGTGAATTGA
- a CDS encoding nucleotidyltransferase family protein, with product MRPTVIVLASGRGERFTASGGTTHKLQALLAGKPVLQHTLDAVRASGLPWHLEDAGHPGMGDSIAAAVRATWPSSGWLVLPGDLPLIRSDTLRSIAAALQAHDVVVPLYRGQRGHPVGFHARCGEALLNLKGARGAAAVVLAHGAFELDMQDIGCVTDIDTVDDLRAAELRINP from the coding sequence ATGCGGCCCACCGTCATCGTCCTGGCATCCGGGCGCGGCGAGCGTTTTACCGCGTCGGGCGGCACCACGCACAAGTTGCAGGCGCTGCTGGCGGGCAAACCGGTGCTGCAGCACACCCTGGATGCCGTTCGGGCCAGTGGTTTGCCGTGGCACCTTGAAGACGCCGGCCACCCCGGCATGGGCGACTCGATTGCGGCCGCCGTGCGCGCCACCTGGCCGTCATCGGGCTGGCTGGTGCTTCCGGGCGATTTGCCGCTGATTCGAAGCGATACATTGCGCTCGATTGCGGCGGCGCTGCAGGCGCACGACGTGGTGGTTCCGCTGTATCGCGGGCAGCGCGGCCATCCGGTCGGGTTTCATGCGCGCTGCGGCGAAGCCTTGCTGAACCTGAAGGGCGCGCGCGGGGCGGCCGCTGTCGTTCTTGCGCACGGCGCTTTTGAACTGGACATGCAGGATATCGGCTGCGTCACCGACATTGATACCGTCGATGACCTGCGGGCCGCCGAACTGCGCATCAATCCTTGA
- a CDS encoding XdhC family protein produces the protein MESLDLRVLEDALAWRDAGHAVTLVTVVQTWDSAPRPPGALLAVRENGRHARLWVGLALGARTPAEIAVSIVAEMLQVKNSAAHSAAMASNQAALT, from the coding sequence ATGGAAAGTCTTGATCTTCGGGTACTCGAAGACGCCCTGGCCTGGCGCGATGCCGGTCATGCGGTCACGCTGGTGACCGTGGTGCAAACCTGGGACAGTGCGCCGCGCCCGCCGGGTGCGTTGCTGGCGGTACGGGAAAATGGCCGCCATGCTCGACTTTGGGTCGGCCTGGCGCTGGGCGCCCGGACACCGGCCGAGATTGCCGTGTCCATCGTCGCCGAGATGCTGCAGGTCAAAAACAGCGCGGCCCACAGCGCGGCCATGGCCAGCAACCAGGCAGCGCTGACTTGA
- a CDS encoding antibiotic biosynthesis monooxygenase — MAIAATPSMNGPSTAPGIVTIVTQTRVRAEQEIAFTAWQEKVSRVAASHAGFIDQKVIPASPPAQVDWVILQRFASMAAAQQWMHSGSRLKLIDSAQPLLVGNDDIHIIPDSGSGVLPSPVSAVISTRVRPGQEEAYREWERRIAAAQARAPGFQGYRIEPPIPGVQESWLAIVRFDSDASLDGWMKSPERLKLLAEGEPLSLEVRARTVRTGFDQWFPAGNTAGAAAPPTWKQNMLVLLQLYPVVFLFGLLVQGPLLMKTLHMPFWLALFFGNVAGVLLLNWLVPWTSHRFSWWLQPAGDDKASINLLGAGLIVALYAASMLVFSLLQ, encoded by the coding sequence ATGGCCATCGCAGCAACGCCGTCCATGAACGGCCCGTCAACCGCCCCCGGCATCGTCACCATCGTGACCCAGACCCGTGTCAGGGCCGAACAGGAAATCGCTTTCACGGCATGGCAGGAAAAAGTCAGCAGGGTGGCCGCCAGCCATGCCGGCTTCATCGACCAGAAAGTCATTCCAGCCAGCCCGCCCGCGCAGGTTGACTGGGTGATCCTGCAACGCTTTGCCAGCATGGCGGCCGCCCAGCAGTGGATGCACTCGGGCAGCCGGCTGAAACTGATCGACAGCGCCCAGCCGCTGCTGGTCGGCAATGACGACATCCACATCATTCCCGACAGCGGCAGCGGCGTTCTGCCGTCTCCGGTGTCGGCCGTCATTTCCACCCGCGTCAGGCCGGGCCAGGAAGAAGCGTATCGGGAATGGGAGCGGCGCATTGCCGCCGCCCAGGCCCGGGCGCCCGGCTTTCAGGGCTACCGCATCGAGCCGCCCATACCGGGCGTTCAGGAAAGCTGGCTGGCCATCGTGCGCTTCGACTCGGACGCCAGCCTTGATGGCTGGATGAAGTCACCCGAGCGCCTGAAGCTGCTGGCCGAAGGCGAGCCCCTGAGCCTGGAAGTGCGCGCGCGTACCGTGCGCACCGGCTTCGACCAGTGGTTTCCAGCCGGCAATACAGCGGGCGCAGCAGCCCCACCGACCTGGAAGCAGAACATGCTGGTGCTGCTGCAGCTTTATCCGGTGGTGTTCCTGTTTGGCCTGCTGGTGCAGGGGCCGTTGCTGATGAAAACCCTGCACATGCCTTTCTGGCTGGCGCTGTTTTTCGGCAATGTCGCCGGCGTGCTCCTGCTCAACTGGCTGGTGCCCTGGACCAGCCACCGTTTCAGCTGGTGGCTGCAGCCTGCGGGCGATGACAAGGCCAGCATCAACCTGCTGGGTGCCGGCCTGATCGTTGCACTTTACGCAGCGAGCATGCTGGTTTTCTCGCTGTTGCAATAA
- a CDS encoding molybdopterin-dependent oxidoreductase: MFRALPPRPEGRGFTRELMNYHINGKQYDAQPTPGQCLRTFVREQGMTGVKKGCDQGDCGACTVWLDGEPVHSCLMPAFRAEGREVTTIEGLARDGELHPVQQAFLDANAFQCGFCTAGMIMTAATFDDARRADLPRSLKGNLCRCTGYRSIEDAIKGAPCAAQLDVAGQACGASLGNPFGPGIVTGKARYTMDAEHEFAGLLHLKVVRSPHAHARLRSIDRSKALACPGVVAVLTWEDVPKRLFSTATHEDHLVDPDDTYVLDNVTRFVGQRLVAVVAQTEAAAQAGCRLVEIDYEVLPAVFDPVQAMKPGAPVLHDKGTASEGNIFVNIKGEVGSVKDGLAAAHAVHEKTYSTSRVQHVHLETHGSIVWTGDDGRMHVRTSSQAPFIVQQKLAYVFGINAAKLHVFTERVGGGFGGKQEMLSEDLCVLASLKTGLPVKWEFTREEQFIGASTRHQMTTEVKLGATQEGLLTAIDVRVVSNTGAYGSHGSETLAAALGNPLTAYRCANKKADGFAVYTNMMPGGGFRGYGASQTTFAIECAMDELAEQLGIDPFTMRRRNMVKPGDWMESIWKDPSDVNFGSYGLDQCMDIVEKTLATEGGLPVPEGHGWQQGTGIALAMLDCGPPTEHRSGATMVMRADGSYHLAVGSTEMGNGSVTSHRQIAASLLNCRADHIDIINADTDLTPYDTGTFASTGTVVAGKGVALTAAALAENILDYAARHTGTTPGEWKLEEGFVASADRRISLSELHAAGMRDSHRFEAKRKAYLSPRTTAFNVQGIKLAVHGVTGEIRILRSVHAADIGRLINPMQCRGQIDGAIGMGVGWALTEHMVYDDQGKMLNAALRNYHIPAFADAPRSEVFFADTYDTIGPLGAKAQGECAINPVAPAIANALKNATGVRFADLPLTPDRIFDRLAPAHA; encoded by the coding sequence CCCGCATTCCGGGCCGAGGGCCGCGAAGTCACGACGATTGAAGGACTCGCCAGGGACGGCGAACTGCATCCGGTCCAGCAGGCTTTTCTGGATGCCAATGCCTTCCAGTGCGGCTTCTGCACCGCCGGCATGATCATGACGGCGGCCACTTTCGACGATGCGCGCCGCGCCGACCTGCCGCGCTCGCTCAAGGGCAACCTGTGCCGCTGCACCGGCTACCGCAGCATTGAAGACGCCATCAAGGGCGCGCCGTGCGCCGCGCAACTAGACGTGGCCGGCCAGGCCTGCGGCGCCAGCCTGGGCAATCCTTTCGGACCGGGCATCGTGACGGGCAAGGCCCGCTACACCATGGATGCGGAACACGAATTTGCTGGCTTGCTACATCTGAAGGTCGTGCGCTCGCCGCATGCCCATGCCCGCCTGCGAAGCATTGACCGCAGCAAGGCCTTGGCCTGCCCCGGCGTTGTCGCTGTGCTGACCTGGGAAGACGTGCCCAAACGGCTTTTCAGCACCGCCACCCATGAAGACCACCTGGTGGACCCCGACGACACCTACGTTCTGGACAACGTGACGCGTTTTGTCGGGCAGCGCCTGGTGGCCGTGGTGGCGCAGACCGAAGCCGCCGCGCAAGCCGGTTGCCGCCTGGTCGAAATTGACTACGAAGTGCTGCCCGCCGTGTTTGATCCGGTCCAAGCCATGAAGCCGGGCGCACCCGTGCTGCATGACAAGGGCACGGCCTCGGAAGGCAACATCTTCGTCAACATCAAGGGCGAAGTCGGCAGCGTGAAGGACGGGCTGGCAGCCGCCCATGCGGTACATGAAAAAACCTATTCCACCTCGCGGGTGCAGCATGTGCACCTGGAAACCCACGGCTCCATCGTCTGGACCGGCGACGACGGCCGCATGCATGTGCGCACCAGCTCGCAGGCCCCGTTCATCGTCCAGCAGAAGCTGGCCTACGTCTTCGGCATCAACGCCGCCAAGCTCCATGTCTTCACCGAACGCGTGGGCGGCGGCTTTGGCGGCAAGCAGGAAATGCTGTCGGAAGACCTGTGCGTGCTGGCCAGCCTGAAAACCGGCCTGCCCGTCAAATGGGAATTCACGCGCGAGGAGCAATTCATCGGCGCATCCACCCGGCACCAGATGACCACCGAGGTCAAGCTCGGCGCCACCCAAGAGGGCCTGCTGACGGCGATTGATGTCCGGGTGGTCTCCAACACCGGCGCCTACGGCTCGCACGGCAGCGAAACGCTGGCGGCGGCGCTGGGCAATCCGCTGACCGCCTACCGCTGCGCCAACAAGAAAGCCGACGGCTTCGCGGTGTACACCAACATGATGCCCGGAGGCGGCTTTCGCGGCTACGGCGCATCGCAAACGACCTTTGCCATCGAATGCGCGATGGACGAGCTGGCCGAGCAACTGGGCATCGACCCCTTCACCATGCGCCGCCGCAACATGGTCAAGCCCGGCGACTGGATGGAATCGATCTGGAAAGACCCCTCCGATGTCAACTTCGGCAGCTACGGCCTGGACCAGTGCATGGACATCGTCGAAAAAACCCTGGCCACCGAGGGCGGCTTGCCCGTCCCCGAGGGCCACGGCTGGCAGCAAGGCACCGGCATCGCGCTGGCCATGCTCGACTGCGGCCCGCCGACCGAGCACCGCTCGGGCGCAACCATGGTCATGCGCGCCGATGGCAGCTACCACCTGGCCGTGGGCTCGACGGAAATGGGCAATGGCTCGGTCACGTCGCACCGGCAAATCGCCGCCTCGCTGCTCAACTGCCGCGCGGACCACATCGACATCATCAATGCCGACACCGACCTCACGCCCTACGACACCGGCACCTTTGCCAGCACCGGCACGGTCGTGGCGGGCAAGGGCGTGGCGCTGACGGCAGCGGCGCTGGCCGAAAACATCCTCGACTACGCCGCCCGCCACACCGGAACAACGCCCGGGGAATGGAAGCTCGAAGAAGGCTTCGTGGCGTCGGCCGACAGGCGCATTTCCCTGTCCGAGCTGCATGCGGCCGGCATGCGGGACAGCCACCGCTTCGAGGCCAAGCGCAAGGCCTATCTGTCGCCGCGCACCACGGCCTTCAATGTCCAGGGCATCAAGCTGGCCGTGCATGGCGTGACCGGCGAGATCCGCATCTTGCGCAGCGTGCATGCCGCCGACATTGGCCGGCTGATCAACCCGATGCAGTGCCGGGGCCAGATCGACGGCGCCATCGGCATGGGCGTGGGCTGGGCCTTGACCGAGCACATGGTCTATGACGACCAGGGCAAGATGCTCAATGCCGCGCTGCGCAACTACCACATCCCGGCTTTTGCCGACGCGCCGCGCAGCGAGGTATTTTTTGCCGACACCTATGACACGATAGGCCCGCTGGGCGCCAAGGCGCAGGGCGAATGCGCCATCAACCCGGTGGCGCCGGCGATTGCCAATGCCCTGAAAAACGCCACCGGCGTGCGCTTTGCCGATTTGCCGCTGACGCCCGACCGGATTTTCGACCGGCTCGCGCCAGCGCATGCCTGA